The Collimonas fungivorans Ter331 genome has a segment encoding these proteins:
- a CDS encoding prepilin peptidase — MQDGIFFLAAGSLLPTVLAAVFGLLIGSFLNVVIHRLPIMMQRESDNYVAHESGKPLPHTERYNLVVPRSACTQCKHQIGALENVPILSYLALRGKCAACKTPISIRYPLVEALTGALSALLIWHFGSGWVGLATLVLLYLLIAMTFIDADTQLLPDDLTLPLLWIGLLLNLSGLFVPLQDAVIGAAAGYLSLWAIYWAFKLLTGKEGMGYGDFKLLAALGAWLGWKMLPIIILFSSLVGAVVGIILIVFARRGRDKPIPFGPYLAAAGLLALLYGQTILETYFGFAT; from the coding sequence ATGCAAGACGGGATTTTTTTCCTGGCGGCGGGGAGCCTGCTTCCCACCGTCCTGGCAGCTGTTTTTGGATTGTTGATCGGCAGTTTCCTGAATGTGGTGATTCACAGGCTGCCGATCATGATGCAGCGCGAATCGGATAATTACGTCGCCCACGAAAGCGGCAAGCCGCTGCCGCACACCGAGCGCTACAACCTGGTGGTGCCGCGCTCGGCCTGCACCCAATGCAAACACCAGATCGGCGCGCTGGAGAACGTGCCTATACTGAGCTACCTGGCCTTGCGCGGCAAATGCGCAGCATGCAAAACCCCCATCTCGATACGCTATCCCCTGGTCGAAGCATTGACCGGAGCGCTGTCGGCCCTGCTCATCTGGCACTTCGGCAGCGGCTGGGTCGGCCTGGCGACCCTGGTCTTGCTCTATCTGCTGATCGCGATGACGTTTATCGACGCCGATACCCAATTGCTGCCGGACGACCTGACCTTGCCGCTGCTCTGGATTGGCCTGCTGCTGAACCTGTCCGGCCTGTTCGTACCCCTGCAAGACGCCGTGATCGGCGCCGCGGCCGGCTACCTGAGCCTGTGGGCGATCTACTGGGCCTTCAAACTGCTGACCGGCAAGGAAGGCATGGGGTACGGCGATTTCAAGCTGCTGGCGGCGCTCGGCGCCTGGCTGGGCTGGAAGATGCTACCCATCATCATCCTGTTTTCATCGTTGGTAGGCGCGGTAGTCGGGATCATACTGATCGTTTTTGCCCGCCGCGGCCGCGACAAACCCATCCCCTTCGGCCCTTACCTGGCCGCCGCCGGCCTGCTGGCCCTGCTCTACGGCCAAACAATTCTGGAAACTTATTTCGGTTTTGCTACCTAA
- the coaE gene encoding dephospho-CoA kinase (Dephospho-CoA kinase (CoaE) performs the final step in coenzyme A biosynthesis.) has product MNQHDAANHDQPAQGKPRLSVGLTGGIGSGKSIVADMFAERGAAVIDTDVIAHQLTAPDGAAIAPLAAEFGSSFIDASGAMDRTRMRAHVFSDPQAKQRLEAILHPLIRAETASAAQHVQGLYLIFVVPLLIESGNWKERVQRILVVDCDEQVQLERVMQRNAMTPSQVRAIMATQASRQQRLQAADDVIVNDSEPAALLPQVTRLHALYEALSRSL; this is encoded by the coding sequence ATGAACCAGCACGATGCTGCTAATCACGACCAGCCAGCGCAGGGCAAGCCCAGATTGAGCGTCGGCCTGACCGGCGGGATCGGCAGCGGCAAGAGCATCGTCGCCGACATGTTTGCCGAGCGCGGCGCCGCTGTCATCGACACCGATGTCATCGCCCATCAGCTGACGGCGCCGGACGGCGCCGCCATTGCCCCGCTTGCCGCCGAATTCGGCAGCTCCTTCATCGACGCCAGCGGCGCCATGGACCGGACCAGGATGCGCGCCCATGTATTCTCGGATCCGCAGGCAAAACAGCGCCTGGAAGCTATCCTGCACCCCTTGATCCGGGCCGAAACCGCCAGCGCGGCGCAACATGTCCAAGGTTTGTACCTGATTTTTGTCGTACCGCTGCTGATCGAATCCGGCAACTGGAAAGAACGGGTACAGCGCATACTGGTCGTGGATTGCGACGAACAGGTCCAGCTGGAACGCGTGATGCAGCGCAATGCAATGACGCCGTCTCAGGTACGCGCCATCATGGCGACCCAAGCCTCCAGGCAGCAACGCTTGCAAGCCGCCGACGATGTGATTGTCAATGATAGTGAGCCCGCAGCGCTATTGCCGCAAGTGACGCGATTACACGCACTATATGAAGCATTGAGCCGATCGTTATAA
- the zapD gene encoding cell division protein ZapD, with amino-acid sequence MIVYEYPFNERIRTMLRLEDLHERFGFFVQQESPLQHHIALSTIFEMLEVAGRADLKSDLLQELERQKQTLLGFKSNPNVAPDMLDAILQEIDRISTALMATQGKTGQHIRENEWLMSIRGRTIIPGGACEFDLPSYYAWQQHPAEQRFADIVGWFAPLAPLFDAISIVLRLLRETGSSVKIDAQNGSYQQMLQGKSYQMLRLIIDEQLAAIPEISANKYMLWVRFTTQGGDLKPKAYEGDVPFELTLCNF; translated from the coding sequence TTGATCGTCTACGAATATCCTTTCAACGAGCGCATTCGCACCATGTTGCGGCTGGAAGACCTGCACGAAAGATTCGGCTTTTTCGTGCAGCAGGAAAGCCCGCTGCAGCACCATATCGCGCTATCCACCATTTTCGAAATGCTGGAGGTTGCCGGACGCGCCGATCTGAAGTCGGATTTGCTGCAAGAACTGGAACGACAAAAACAAACCCTGCTCGGCTTTAAATCCAATCCCAACGTTGCGCCCGACATGCTGGACGCCATCCTGCAAGAGATAGACCGGATCAGCACAGCGCTGATGGCGACCCAGGGCAAGACCGGCCAGCATATACGCGAAAATGAATGGCTGATGAGTATCCGCGGCCGCACCATCATTCCCGGCGGCGCCTGTGAATTCGACCTGCCTTCCTACTATGCCTGGCAACAGCACCCCGCCGAACAGCGGTTCGCCGATATCGTCGGCTGGTTCGCGCCGCTGGCGCCGTTGTTCGACGCTATCAGCATCGTATTGCGTTTATTGCGAGAAACCGGAAGTTCGGTAAAGATAGACGCACAAAACGGTAGTTATCAGCAAATGCTGCAAGGAAAATCTTACCAGATGCTGCGCCTGATCATTGATGAGCAACTGGCCGCGATTCCTGAAATATCCGCCAACAAGTACATGCTGTGGGTGCGCTTCACCACCCAGGGCGGCGACCTGAAGCCAAAAGCGTATGAAGGCGACGTGCCGTTCGAACTCACTCTTTGTAATTTTTAA
- the yacG gene encoding DNA gyrase inhibitor YacG, producing MTTTVDCPTCGTKVEWIAANRFRPFCSERCKQIDLGAWAEEKYAIPAVNPPDEIDDDGKLPQ from the coding sequence ATGACTACTACCGTCGATTGCCCGACATGCGGCACAAAAGTTGAATGGATTGCCGCCAACCGGTTCAGGCCGTTTTGCTCAGAACGCTGCAAACAGATCGACCTGGGCGCCTGGGCCGAAGAGAAATATGCGATCCCGGCAGTCAATCCGCCCGATGAAATCGATGACGACGGCAAGCTGCCGCAATAA
- the mutT gene encoding 8-oxo-dGTP diphosphatase MutT, producing MTVLEREPVNVAVGILMKPNGDVLLGQRPAGKPMAGYWEFPGGKVESGESIFDALKRELLEELGVEIASAEPWCGIEHYYPHARVRLHFYISREWRGEPQSLEGQAFSWQGSVDVEPLLPAAIPLIEWLDELRRESV from the coding sequence ATGACCGTTCTTGAGCGGGAACCGGTCAATGTAGCAGTCGGCATCCTGATGAAGCCCAACGGCGACGTGCTGCTGGGCCAGAGGCCGGCAGGCAAGCCGATGGCTGGTTACTGGGAGTTCCCGGGGGGGAAAGTCGAATCGGGAGAGTCGATTTTCGACGCCCTCAAGCGTGAACTGCTGGAGGAACTGGGAGTTGAAATTGCCTCTGCCGAGCCTTGGTGCGGAATTGAACATTATTATCCGCATGCGCGCGTGCGTCTGCATTTTTACATCAGCCGCGAATGGCGCGGCGAACCGCAAAGCCTGGAAGGACAGGCGTTTTCATGGCAAGGCAGCGTCGACGTCGAGCCACTGTTACCCGCAGCGATTCCCTTGATTGAATGGCTGGATGAATTGCGCCGAGAGAGCGTGTAA
- a CDS encoding ATP-binding protein produces the protein MTQLDQFLLRAEALLTRLESILPQAKAAPDWQAATAFRWRHRGGSAGGYLQAVGHISDIALSDLHNIEVQKQQIDQNTRQFVDGRPANNVLLTGARGTGKSSLIKACLNQYAPQGLRLIEVDKDDLAALPDIVDLVAERPERFIIFCDDLSFEEGESGYKALKVALDGSIAAQSDNVLIYATSNRRHLLPERMSDNASYKTTEDGDLHPGETVEEKISLSERFGLWVSFYPFKQDDYLDIVGHWLSHFGCNAEQIAEARGDALRWALQRASRSGRVAWQFARDYAGRMTPP, from the coding sequence ATGACTCAATTAGACCAATTCCTGCTCCGCGCCGAAGCCCTGCTGACCCGGCTTGAATCCATCCTGCCGCAGGCCAAGGCGGCTCCCGACTGGCAGGCGGCGACCGCTTTTCGCTGGCGCCATCGCGGCGGATCTGCCGGCGGTTACTTGCAGGCGGTCGGCCATATTTCCGATATCGCGCTGTCGGACCTGCACAATATCGAAGTACAGAAGCAGCAGATCGACCAGAATACGCGCCAGTTCGTCGATGGCCGGCCGGCCAACAATGTGCTGCTGACCGGCGCCCGCGGCACCGGCAAATCGTCGCTGATCAAAGCTTGCCTGAACCAGTATGCTCCCCAAGGGTTGCGGCTGATCGAAGTGGATAAGGACGATTTGGCGGCATTGCCGGATATTGTCGACCTGGTGGCGGAGCGGCCGGAACGCTTCATCATTTTCTGCGACGATCTTTCGTTCGAAGAGGGGGAGAGCGGTTACAAGGCGCTCAAAGTGGCGCTCGACGGCAGCATCGCCGCGCAGTCGGACAATGTGCTGATTTATGCCACTTCCAACCGGCGCCATTTGCTGCCGGAGCGGATGTCGGACAATGCCAGCTATAAAACTACCGAGGATGGCGATTTGCATCCGGGGGAAACCGTCGAAGAAAAGATTTCACTTTCAGAGCGCTTCGGACTGTGGGTATCGTTTTATCCGTTCAAGCAAGACGATTACCTGGACATCGTCGGCCATTGGCTCAGCCATTTCGGCTGCAATGCAGAGCAGATTGCGGAAGCGCGCGGCGATGCCTTGCGCTGGGCCTTGCAACGGGCTTCGCGTTCAGGCCGGGTGGCATGGCAGTTTGCCCGCGATTACGCCGGCAGAATGACGCCGCCATGA
- the argJ gene encoding bifunctional glutamate N-acetyltransferase/amino-acid acetyltransferase ArgJ, which yields MAVNSPIPVAADLLPVAGIELGHAEAGVRKANRKDLLVMKLAPTATVAGVFTQNRFCAAPVQVSKAHLAAAEISGEPVRALLINTGNANAGTGEAGLAAANATCDALAELLGCHAAQILPFSTGVILEPLPVERITAGLPQALQNLQSDNWFNAAEAIMTTDTQPKAASRSLVIAGKTVTLSGISKGAGMIKPNMATMLGFLAIDAKVAQPVLEHMVRQAADRSFNCITIDGDTSTNDSFMLIATGAGELEISSVDSAEYAELAAAVTDISRHLAQMIIRDGEGATKFITITVEQGQNVAECRKIAYSIAHSPLVKTAFFASDPNLGRILAAIGYAGVDDLDVSKLDLYLDDVLVAKNGGRNPEYQEADGQRVMKQSEITVRVQLARGDADATVWTCDLSHDYVSINADYRS from the coding sequence ATGGCCGTCAACTCCCCCATTCCTGTCGCCGCCGACCTGCTGCCCGTGGCGGGCATCGAGCTTGGCCATGCCGAGGCCGGTGTGCGCAAAGCGAATCGCAAGGATTTGCTGGTGATGAAACTGGCGCCGACGGCGACGGTAGCCGGGGTGTTTACGCAAAACCGCTTTTGCGCCGCTCCGGTGCAAGTCAGCAAAGCACACCTGGCGGCCGCCGAAATTTCGGGCGAACCTGTTCGCGCGCTGCTGATCAATACCGGCAACGCCAATGCCGGCACCGGCGAAGCCGGCCTGGCGGCAGCCAATGCCACCTGTGATGCGCTGGCCGAGCTGCTGGGCTGCCATGCGGCGCAGATCCTGCCGTTTTCGACTGGCGTCATCCTGGAGCCGCTGCCGGTGGAGCGCATCACCGCCGGTTTGCCGCAGGCGCTACAGAACCTGCAAAGCGACAACTGGTTCAATGCCGCTGAGGCTATCATGACCACCGATACCCAGCCGAAGGCGGCTTCGCGCAGCCTGGTCATCGCCGGCAAAACGGTGACGCTGTCCGGCATCAGCAAGGGCGCCGGCATGATCAAGCCGAATATGGCGACCATGCTCGGTTTCCTGGCGATCGATGCGAAAGTGGCGCAACCGGTGCTGGAGCACATGGTGCGCCAGGCCGCCGACCGCTCGTTCAACTGCATCACCATCGACGGCGATACCTCGACCAACGACTCGTTCATGCTGATCGCCACCGGCGCCGGCGAACTGGAAATCAGCAGCGTCGACAGTGCGGAATATGCGGAGCTGGCGGCTGCCGTCACCGATATTTCACGGCATCTGGCGCAAATGATCATCCGCGACGGCGAAGGCGCCACCAAGTTCATCACGATCACGGTGGAACAGGGACAGAACGTCGCAGAATGCCGCAAGATCGCTTATTCGATCGCGCACTCGCCGCTGGTCAAGACCGCTTTCTTCGCTTCCGATCCGAACCTGGGCCGCATCCTGGCGGCGATCGGTTACGCCGGCGTCGACGACCTCGACGTCAGCAAACTGGATCTGTACCTGGATGACGTCCTGGTGGCAAAAAACGGTGGCCGCAATCCTGAATACCAGGAAGCCGACGGCCAGCGCGTCATGAAACAGAGCGAGATCACGGTGCGGGTGCAGCTGGCGCGCGGCGATGCCGATGCGACTGTCTGGACCTGCGATTTATCGCATGACTATGTCTCGATCAATGCTGACTATCGCTCCTGA
- the secA gene encoding preprotein translocase subunit SecA has product MSLLTQIFGSRNQRLLKQYKKVVRQINALEPAFEKLSDAELQAKTPELKQRIADGEKLDALLPEAFAVCREAGKRVLKMRHFDVQLIGGMVLHYGKIAEMGTGEGKTLMATLPAYLNALSGKGVHVVTVNDYLAQRDAEWMGRLYGWLGLTTGVNLSSVEHDAKQVAYGADITYGTNNEFGFDYLRDNMVYDAADRVQRSLNFAIVDEVDSILIDEARTPLIISGQAENHTDLYYKINEVPPLLTQQVGEETPDGKGKVEVPGDYTKDEKAHQVLLTEAGHEKAEQILTDMGLLAEGASLYDAANISLIHHLYAALRAHSLYFKDQHYVVQGGEIVIVDEFTGRMMTGRRWSDGLHQAVEAKEGVKIQNENQTLASITFQNYFRMYGKLAGMTGTADTEAYEFQEIYGLETVVIPQNRPNQRKDRQDQVYKTSQEKYNAMLKDIQDCYERGQPVLVGTTSIENSELLSSILTKAKLPHNVLNAKQHAREAEIIAQAGRPQAITIATNMAGRGTDIVLGGNVEKQIQFIEADDALGDTEKQLRSDKLRDEWQSLHDHVVNAGGLHIIGTERHESRRVDNQLRGRAARQGDPGSSRFYLSLDDALLRIFAGDRVRAIMDRLKMPEGEPIEAGIVSRSIESAQRKVEARNFDIRKQLLEYDDVANDQRKVIYQQRNELLESQGVSETVASLREGVLDDTFRTYVPEESLEEQWNIPALEAALANDLHLEVPLGEMLKSEPNLTDEDLLERVLTAANATYDAKTEIVGKESFAGFERSVMLQSVDSHWREHLAALDHLRQGIHLRGYAQKNPKQEYKREAFELFGQMLDLIKNEVVKVVMTVRIENREEIAAAEEEMAQSHVENVHYQHADFDSNEAPETLLAPTAHSDESQQPGSSVPKVGRNDPCPCGSGKKYKQCHGQLM; this is encoded by the coding sequence ATGTCATTACTGACCCAGATTTTCGGTAGCCGCAACCAGCGCCTGCTTAAGCAATATAAAAAAGTCGTCCGACAAATTAATGCACTTGAACCGGCGTTCGAAAAACTGTCCGATGCCGAGCTGCAGGCGAAAACGCCGGAGCTCAAGCAACGCATAGCCGACGGCGAAAAGCTCGACGCCTTGCTGCCGGAAGCATTCGCGGTTTGCCGCGAGGCCGGCAAGCGGGTCTTGAAAATGCGCCATTTCGACGTGCAACTGATCGGCGGCATGGTATTGCATTACGGGAAAATCGCCGAAATGGGCACCGGCGAGGGCAAGACGCTGATGGCGACCCTGCCGGCATACCTGAATGCGCTGTCCGGCAAGGGCGTGCACGTGGTGACCGTCAATGACTACCTGGCGCAGCGCGATGCCGAGTGGATGGGACGTTTGTATGGCTGGCTGGGCCTGACGACCGGGGTCAACCTGTCGTCGGTGGAGCACGACGCCAAGCAGGTGGCTTACGGCGCCGACATCACCTACGGCACCAACAACGAATTCGGTTTCGATTACCTGCGCGACAACATGGTGTACGACGCCGCCGACCGCGTGCAGCGCAGCCTGAATTTCGCCATCGTCGATGAAGTCGACTCGATCCTGATCGATGAAGCGCGGACGCCGCTGATCATTTCCGGCCAGGCTGAAAATCACACCGACCTGTATTACAAGATCAATGAAGTGCCGCCGCTGCTGACCCAGCAGGTCGGCGAAGAAACGCCGGACGGCAAGGGCAAGGTAGAAGTCCCTGGCGATTACACCAAGGATGAAAAAGCGCACCAGGTGCTGCTGACCGAAGCCGGCCATGAAAAAGCCGAGCAGATCCTCACCGACATGGGCTTGCTGGCAGAAGGAGCGTCCCTGTACGACGCCGCCAACATCAGCCTGATCCATCACCTGTACGCCGCGCTGCGCGCGCACTCGCTGTATTTCAAGGACCAGCACTATGTGGTGCAGGGCGGCGAAATCGTCATCGTCGACGAATTCACCGGCCGCATGATGACCGGCCGCCGCTGGTCGGACGGCTTGCACCAGGCGGTGGAAGCCAAGGAAGGCGTCAAGATCCAGAACGAGAACCAGACCCTGGCCTCGATCACCTTCCAGAACTATTTCCGCATGTACGGCAAACTGGCTGGCATGACCGGCACTGCCGATACCGAAGCTTACGAATTTCAGGAAATCTACGGCCTGGAAACCGTGGTGATCCCGCAAAACCGGCCGAACCAGCGCAAGGACCGGCAAGACCAGGTCTACAAGACGTCGCAGGAAAAATACAATGCGATGCTGAAGGATATCCAGGATTGCTACGAGCGCGGACAGCCGGTGCTGGTGGGCACCACCTCGATCGAAAACTCGGAGCTGCTGTCCTCGATCCTGACCAAGGCCAAGCTGCCGCACAACGTGCTGAACGCCAAGCAGCATGCGCGCGAAGCGGAAATCATCGCGCAGGCAGGCCGTCCGCAAGCGATCACTATCGCCACCAACATGGCGGGACGCGGTACCGACATCGTGCTGGGCGGGAATGTCGAGAAACAGATCCAGTTCATCGAAGCCGACGACGCCCTCGGCGATACCGAAAAACAGCTGCGCTCCGACAAGTTGCGCGATGAATGGCAATCGCTGCATGACCACGTGGTCAATGCCGGCGGCTTGCATATCATCGGCACCGAGCGTCATGAATCGCGCCGGGTGGATAACCAGTTGCGCGGCCGTGCTGCGCGCCAGGGCGATCCGGGTTCTTCGCGTTTCTACCTGTCGCTGGACGACGCCTTGCTGCGCATTTTTGCCGGCGACCGCGTGCGCGCCATCATGGACCGGCTGAAAATGCCGGAAGGCGAGCCGATCGAGGCTGGTATCGTGTCGCGTTCGATCGAATCGGCGCAGCGCAAGGTCGAGGCGCGCAACTTCGATATCCGCAAGCAGCTGCTGGAATATGACGATGTCGCCAACGATCAGCGCAAGGTGATCTATCAGCAGCGCAACGAGTTGCTGGAATCGCAAGGCGTGTCCGAGACGGTGGCGTCGCTGCGCGAAGGCGTGCTGGACGACACCTTCCGCACTTATGTGCCGGAAGAATCGCTGGAAGAGCAGTGGAATATCCCGGCGCTGGAAGCAGCCTTGGCCAACGACCTGCACCTGGAAGTGCCGCTGGGCGAGATGCTGAAATCGGAACCTAACCTGACCGACGAGGATCTGCTGGAGCGCGTGCTGACTGCCGCCAATGCTACCTATGACGCCAAGACCGAAATCGTCGGCAAGGAATCGTTCGCCGGCTTCGAGCGCAGCGTCATGCTGCAAAGCGTCGACAGCCATTGGCGCGAACATCTGGCGGCGCTCGACCATCTGCGCCAGGGGATCCACCTGCGCGGTTACGCACAAAAGAATCCGAAGCAGGAATACAAGCGCGAAGCGTTTGAACTGTTTGGCCAGATGCTGGACCTGATCAAGAATGAAGTGGTCAAGGTGGTGATGACGGTACGTATCGAAAACCGCGAGGAAATCGCTGCTGCCGAAGAAGAAATGGCGCAGTCCCATGTGGAAAACGTGCACTACCAGCACGCCGATTTTGATTCGAACGAGGCGCCGGAAACCTTGCTGGCGCCGACTGCGCACAGCGATGAATCGCAGCAGCCGGGCAGCAGCGTGCCGAAGGTCGGCCGCAACGATCCTTGCCCTTGCGGCAGCGGCAAGAAATACAAGCAGTGCCACGGCCAGCTGATGTAA
- a CDS encoding M23 family metallopeptidase — protein sequence MQVILLHPRFNRAKSITLGARHITLMIVGFLLAVLLATGLLYFLTARYAVGLPFAGKATGNAVAGGVQDKDKYLKENLAAMAIKLGEMQAQLMRLDALGERVQGLAGVKPEEFNFKEAPGRGGAESSSLYDRRSHDMSMSEFQQALDAMSRDVGFRTDYLNVVETVLMSDRIKSKLLPTNQPVNVNYNSSSFGWRLDPFTGRSAFHEGLDFPASVGTSIVAAAAGVVIAAEYHPQYGNMLDIDHGNDIITRYAHASRLFVKVGDIVQRGQHIADIGTTGRSTGPHLHFEVRIKGVAQDPRKFLNAGTDLAKMATLAGK from the coding sequence ATGCAGGTAATTCTGTTGCACCCGCGTTTTAATCGCGCAAAATCCATCACCTTAGGCGCCAGGCACATCACCCTGATGATCGTCGGTTTTTTACTGGCGGTATTGCTGGCGACCGGATTATTGTATTTCCTCACCGCCCGTTACGCAGTCGGCCTGCCGTTTGCGGGCAAGGCCACCGGCAACGCTGTCGCCGGAGGAGTACAGGATAAAGACAAGTACCTGAAGGAAAACCTGGCGGCGATGGCCATCAAGCTTGGCGAAATGCAGGCGCAGCTGATGCGCCTGGATGCCTTGGGCGAACGGGTCCAGGGCCTGGCCGGGGTCAAGCCGGAGGAATTCAATTTCAAGGAAGCGCCGGGACGCGGCGGCGCCGAATCGAGCAGCCTGTACGACCGGCGCTCGCACGACATGAGCATGAGTGAATTCCAGCAAGCGCTGGACGCCATGTCGCGCGATGTCGGTTTTCGCACCGACTACCTGAATGTGGTCGAAACCGTGCTGATGAGCGACCGCATCAAGTCCAAGCTGCTGCCGACCAACCAGCCGGTCAACGTCAACTACAATTCCTCCAGCTTCGGCTGGCGGCTCGATCCGTTCACCGGCCGCAGCGCATTTCACGAAGGACTGGATTTTCCAGCCTCGGTCGGCACCAGCATCGTCGCCGCGGCGGCCGGCGTCGTAATCGCCGCCGAATATCATCCGCAATACGGCAACATGCTTGATATCGACCACGGCAACGACATCATCACCCGCTACGCCCATGCCTCCCGGCTGTTTGTCAAGGTGGGCGACATCGTGCAGCGTGGCCAGCATATCGCCGATATTGGCACTACTGGACGTTCGACCGGGCCGCACCTGCATTTCGAAGTAAGAATCAAGGGCGTGGCGCAGGATCCGCGCAAGTTCCTGAACGCTGGCACCGACCTGGCCAAGATGGCAACATTGGCCGGGAAGTAA
- the lpxC gene encoding UDP-3-O-acyl-N-acetylglucosamine deacetylase, with the protein MLKQRTIKRIVKTTGIGVHSGTKVELTLRPAAVDTGIVFRRVDIDPAVDFPAKATEVGDTRMASVLVKDGVRVSTIEHLMSACSGLGIDNLYVDVTAEEIPIMDGSASSFVFLLQQAGLEEQNAAKKFVRIKKSVEVREGEGDREKWARLDPCNGFKLKFFIEFNHPAVDGTGQTAEVDFGIQSYVKEVARARTFGFMQDVETMRGLGLARGGSLENAIVMDEYRILNSDGLRYENEFVRHKILDAIGDLYLIGHPLLASYTAHKSGHGLNNQLLRALLAQPDAYEVVSFDELSEAPGAYQRQVGQEWALN; encoded by the coding sequence ATGTTGAAACAGCGCACTATCAAAAGAATTGTCAAGACGACAGGCATTGGCGTCCATTCCGGCACCAAGGTCGAGCTGACCTTGCGTCCGGCAGCAGTGGATACCGGCATCGTTTTCCGGCGTGTCGATATAGATCCTGCCGTCGATTTCCCGGCCAAGGCCACCGAAGTCGGGGACACGCGCATGGCCTCGGTGCTGGTCAAAGACGGCGTGCGGGTTTCTACCATCGAACATCTGATGTCGGCCTGTTCGGGGCTGGGCATTGACAACCTGTATGTCGACGTGACTGCCGAGGAAATCCCCATCATGGACGGTTCGGCGTCGTCGTTCGTGTTCCTGCTGCAGCAAGCGGGGCTGGAAGAGCAAAACGCCGCCAAGAAATTCGTGCGCATCAAAAAATCGGTCGAAGTGCGAGAAGGCGAAGGCGACCGCGAGAAATGGGCGCGGCTCGATCCATGCAACGGTTTCAAGCTGAAGTTCTTTATCGAATTCAACCACCCTGCGGTGGATGGCACCGGCCAGACCGCGGAAGTCGATTTCGGCATCCAGTCATATGTGAAGGAAGTGGCGCGCGCCCGCACGTTCGGTTTCATGCAGGATGTGGAAACCATGCGCGGCCTGGGACTGGCGCGCGGCGGTTCGCTGGAAAACGCTATCGTGATGGATGAGTACCGCATTCTTAACAGCGATGGCTTGCGCTACGAAAACGAGTTTGTCCGCCACAAGATCCTGGACGCCATCGGCGACCTGTATCTGATCGGCCATCCGCTGCTGGCCAGCTACACCGCCCACAAGTCGGGCCACGGCCTGAACAACCAGTTGCTGCGCGCTTTGCTGGCCCAGCCGGATGCCTATGAAGTGGTCAGCTTCGACGAGTTGAGCGAAGCGCCCGGCGCTTATCAACGCCAGGTCGGGCAAGAGTGGGCTCTTAACTAG
- a CDS encoding peroxiredoxin: MTIKIGDRLPEGKLAEFIETETEGCSLGPNSFNVSDLVKGKKIALFAVPGAFTPTCSAKHLPGYIQHAAEFKAKGVDEIWAVSVNDAFVMGAWGRDQKATGIVRLLADGNADFVKALGLDADFGKFGMGVRSQRFSALIDDGVVKQLNVEQGGKFEVSNAETLLAQLA; this comes from the coding sequence ATGACTATCAAGATCGGCGATCGCCTGCCGGAAGGCAAATTAGCAGAATTCATCGAAACCGAGACCGAAGGCTGCTCGCTCGGACCAAATTCGTTCAATGTCAGCGACCTGGTCAAGGGCAAGAAAATCGCCTTGTTCGCCGTGCCGGGCGCTTTCACGCCGACCTGTTCCGCCAAGCACCTGCCTGGCTACATCCAGCATGCGGCGGAATTCAAGGCCAAGGGCGTCGATGAAATCTGGGCGGTTTCCGTCAACGATGCGTTTGTCATGGGCGCCTGGGGCCGTGACCAGAAAGCCACCGGCATCGTGCGTTTGCTGGCTGACGGCAATGCCGATTTCGTCAAGGCGCTGGGCCTGGATGCCGATTTCGGCAAGTTCGGCATGGGCGTGCGCTCACAACGTTTTTCGGCGCTGATCGACGATGGCGTGGTCAAGCAGCTGAACGTGGAGCAGGGCGGCAAGTTCGAGGTATCCAATGCGGAAACCCTGCTGGCGCAACTGGCCTAA